In a genomic window of Candidatus Acidiferrales bacterium:
- a CDS encoding type II toxin-antitoxin system HicB family antitoxin — protein sequence MTKIRSKAKTVKPDISFTVQVWRENGTYVAYAPELDVSSCGDSLAEARARLREAVSLFLEEASRRGTLQDILAEAGFEKHGKTYRPYRVLARQKVRLAVPVGS from the coding sequence ATGACGAAGATACGTTCTAAAGCAAAAACGGTTAAGCCGGACATCAGCTTCACTGTCCAGGTCTGGCGGGAAAATGGGACGTATGTGGCCTACGCCCCGGAGCTTGATGTTTCTAGCTGCGGAGATTCTCTCGCCGAGGCTAGGGCCCGCCTCCGCGAAGCAGTAAGCCTCTTTCTCGAAGAGGCCTCGCGCAGGGGGACTCTGCAAGACATTCTTGCTGAGGCAGGCTTTGAAAAGCATGGCAAGACCTACCGTCCTTACCGCGTTCTAGCCAGACAGAAAGTTCGGCTGGCAGTTCCTGTGGGTTCCTAG